One Microbacterium sp. zg-B96 genomic region harbors:
- a CDS encoding GlsB/YeaQ/YmgE family stress response membrane protein — MLWTILGLLLVGLIAGFIARAVIPGKQSMSILMTIVLGVVGSFVGGFLGFLIFGADPAGGFLQAAGIIGSIIGAIVVLAIYVFATRRGARTR; from the coding sequence ATGCTCTGGACCATTCTTGGACTCCTGCTCGTCGGCCTCATTGCCGGCTTCATCGCTCGCGCCGTCATCCCCGGCAAGCAGAGCATGAGCATCCTGATGACCATCGTCCTGGGAGTCGTCGGCTCCTTCGTGGGTGGGTTCCTCGGCTTCCTGATCTTCGGAGCCGACCCCGCAGGCGGCTTCCTGCAGGCTGCCGGCATCATCGGCTCCATCATCGGTGCGATCGTCGTGCTCGCGATCTACGTGTTCGCCACCCGCCGCGGAGCTCGCACCCGCTGA
- a CDS encoding MarR family winged helix-turn-helix transcriptional regulator has protein sequence MTDRHLAVDAWEALFRAQHEVFEEINVDFQDAELSQAEYDVLLTVTRCADLSARLREVTANMLISQPSVSRLVDRMVVRGLITKCADPNDGRGAVVRATPEGTAIFRRLASAHGQRIAARMSVLDDDELRQLRDLATKLRHR, from the coding sequence ATGACCGACCGTCACCTCGCCGTGGACGCGTGGGAGGCGCTCTTTCGGGCGCAGCATGAGGTGTTCGAGGAGATCAACGTCGATTTCCAGGATGCCGAGCTGTCGCAGGCCGAGTACGACGTGCTGCTCACCGTCACCCGCTGCGCCGACCTCAGCGCCAGATTGCGTGAAGTCACCGCCAACATGCTGATCAGTCAGCCGAGCGTGTCGCGCCTGGTGGACCGGATGGTCGTGCGGGGCCTCATCACGAAGTGCGCCGACCCGAACGACGGCCGCGGCGCGGTGGTGCGCGCGACGCCGGAAGGAACGGCGATCTTCCGCCGACTCGCGTCCGCCCACGGGCAGCGCATCGCCGCCCGCATGTCGGTGCTCGACGACGACGAACTGCGCCAACTGCGCGACCTGGCCACCAAGCTCCGCCACCGCTGA
- a CDS encoding HNH endonuclease signature motif containing protein — MNTSPTTTPTDVMSASDVVAAMVETDRQLAAIQARQLVLLGRAGDIAAAQTAAIPLSSQRERELPLRSIAAELAAATRRSDRGMQNRIHQAGVMRDRFPATVTALAEGRIDIGHLRVIEEAGARLTDPDARAMFEQAALAVAEKETAGRARPAILALAQRIDPVPFTERYATAAEARRVWVHDLQDGMAELGAILPAHLVHGIMDRITQCARMLLEQDGGTASNDSAPDAAGEAQPVDTRTMDQRRADVLADLLLTGHATAEASDATVCETGAIIAHIQVTVPAATLTGADVPATFMGHGPMDPDTARHFASHATAWERMFTDPRTGAIDNTDTYRPSRAQRRFLRGRDEHCRFPGCRAAVWHCDIDHTVDYAHGGPTRVCNLAHLCKRHHMLKHNTAWTVEQHPGGILVWTSPTGRVYPDIPQRTLEFIAAASSGAPPPF, encoded by the coding sequence ATGAACACCTCCCCGACCACCACCCCGACCGACGTGATGTCGGCGTCGGACGTGGTCGCGGCGATGGTGGAGACCGACCGGCAGCTCGCGGCGATCCAGGCCAGGCAACTGGTGCTGCTGGGCCGCGCCGGCGACATCGCGGCGGCGCAGACCGCGGCGATCCCGCTGTCTTCGCAGCGGGAGCGGGAACTGCCGCTGCGGTCGATCGCGGCGGAGCTCGCGGCAGCCACGCGCCGGTCGGATCGGGGGATGCAGAACCGCATCCACCAGGCCGGGGTGATGCGCGACCGGTTCCCCGCCACCGTCACCGCACTGGCGGAGGGCCGCATCGACATCGGGCATCTGCGGGTGATTGAAGAAGCCGGCGCCCGGCTCACCGACCCCGACGCGCGGGCGATGTTCGAACAGGCCGCCCTCGCGGTCGCGGAGAAAGAAACCGCGGGCCGAGCGCGACCGGCGATCCTCGCGCTCGCGCAACGCATCGACCCTGTTCCGTTCACGGAACGGTATGCGACCGCGGCGGAAGCCCGCCGGGTGTGGGTGCACGACCTGCAAGACGGCATGGCCGAACTCGGCGCGATCCTCCCCGCGCACCTCGTCCACGGGATCATGGACCGGATCACCCAGTGCGCCCGCATGCTGCTCGAACAAGACGGCGGCACGGCGAGCAACGACAGCGCCCCGGATGCCGCGGGTGAGGCCCAGCCGGTCGACACCCGCACGATGGACCAACGCCGCGCCGACGTGCTCGCCGATCTGCTGCTCACCGGGCACGCCACCGCGGAAGCCTCCGACGCCACGGTGTGTGAGACGGGCGCGATCATCGCGCACATCCAAGTGACCGTGCCCGCTGCGACCCTCACCGGGGCGGATGTGCCCGCCACGTTCATGGGGCACGGGCCGATGGACCCGGACACCGCCCGCCACTTCGCCTCCCACGCCACCGCCTGGGAACGGATGTTCACCGACCCCCGCACCGGCGCGATCGACAACACCGACACCTACCGGCCCTCCAGGGCGCAACGCCGGTTCCTGCGGGGCCGGGACGAGCACTGCCGATTCCCCGGCTGCCGGGCCGCGGTGTGGCACTGCGACATCGACCACACCGTCGACTACGCCCACGGCGGCCCCACCCGGGTGTGCAACCTCGCCCACCTGTGCAAACGGCACCACATGCTCAAACACAACACCGCCTGGACCGTGGAACAACACCCCGGCGGGATCCTGGTGTGGACCAGCCCCACCGGGAGGGTCTACCCCGACATCCCGCAGCGCACGCTCGAGTTCATCGCCGCCGCCAGCAGTGGCGCACCCCCACCCTTCTAG
- a CDS encoding ABC transporter permease, which translates to MNPARTFATAGRVLRQLSHDPRSIALMLVAPSLLVGLFAWLFNDREGVFDTFGGPILALFPFVVMFLITSVTTLRERRSGTLERLMTTPLGKADFILGYALAFGLMATLQAVVTVWFAVGVCGLQVDGALWQLGLVAVIDAILGTALGLLASAFARTEFQAVQFMPLLVFPQIILGGLLMPRDEMPDALYTISQFLPLSHAVDAINAVTAGEDGSDLWGPLLIVVAFAVGFLVLAPLTLRRRTP; encoded by the coding sequence ATGAATCCCGCTCGGACGTTCGCGACGGCGGGGCGGGTGCTGCGCCAGCTGAGCCACGACCCTCGCTCGATCGCGCTGATGCTGGTCGCACCGAGTCTGCTGGTGGGGCTGTTCGCCTGGCTGTTCAACGACCGGGAGGGGGTGTTCGACACCTTTGGCGGGCCGATCCTGGCGCTGTTCCCGTTCGTGGTGATGTTCCTCATCACCTCGGTCACGACGCTGCGGGAGCGGCGGTCGGGGACGCTCGAACGGCTCATGACGACGCCGCTGGGCAAGGCCGACTTCATCCTGGGCTACGCGCTGGCGTTCGGGCTGATGGCGACGCTGCAGGCGGTGGTGACGGTGTGGTTCGCTGTCGGGGTGTGCGGCCTGCAGGTCGACGGAGCGCTCTGGCAACTGGGGCTGGTCGCGGTGATCGACGCGATCCTCGGCACCGCGCTGGGGTTGCTGGCAAGCGCCTTCGCGCGCACCGAGTTCCAGGCGGTGCAGTTCATGCCGCTGCTGGTGTTCCCGCAGATCATCCTGGGCGGGCTGCTCATGCCGCGCGATGAGATGCCGGACGCGCTCTACACGATCAGCCAGTTCCTGCCCCTCAGTCACGCCGTCGACGCGATCAACGCCGTGACCGCCGGGGAGGACGGCAGCGACCTGTGGGGGCCGCTGCTGATCGTCGTGGCGTTCGCCGTCGGATTCCTCGTGCTCGCACCGCTCACGCTGCGACGGCGAACTCCGTAG
- a CDS encoding DMT family transporter, with protein sequence MNGGILLALSSAVAYGASDFLGGIGARRFSPWQIVFGGQVAGGVVMLAAGLMLPGSPTPADFVWALLAGVGSATGSIFLFRGLARGRMGLVAPISAVGAAVLPVVAGVAFGDRPGWLAWVGMLAALPGIWLVSRGTAADGAVHARGSLIDGAVAGVGFGILFIALSQISGGAGLLPLAANQATGAILAMVAAASLGQPWRPSRGALGWATASGVLGASATLAFMVATGATSLGIAGVLASLYPAVTVILAATFIRERVGVAQRVGIAICTLAVAAMALG encoded by the coding sequence GTGAACGGAGGAATCCTGCTGGCACTCTCGTCGGCCGTCGCGTACGGAGCGTCGGACTTCCTCGGTGGCATAGGTGCGCGCCGGTTCTCCCCGTGGCAGATCGTTTTCGGCGGGCAGGTAGCCGGCGGGGTCGTCATGCTCGCTGCCGGCCTGATGCTGCCGGGCAGCCCCACCCCGGCGGACTTCGTCTGGGCGCTTCTCGCGGGCGTCGGTTCGGCGACCGGCAGCATCTTTCTGTTCCGCGGGCTCGCCCGAGGCCGGATGGGCCTGGTCGCACCGATCTCGGCGGTAGGGGCAGCGGTCCTGCCCGTCGTGGCTGGTGTGGCCTTCGGTGATCGCCCCGGCTGGCTGGCCTGGGTAGGCATGCTCGCCGCTCTTCCCGGGATCTGGCTGGTCTCTCGCGGGACCGCCGCAGATGGAGCGGTGCATGCGCGCGGATCGCTCATCGACGGCGCCGTCGCTGGTGTGGGTTTCGGAATCCTCTTCATCGCACTCAGCCAGATCTCCGGTGGTGCCGGCCTGCTGCCGCTCGCCGCCAACCAAGCCACCGGCGCCATCCTCGCAATGGTCGCCGCCGCCAGCCTCGGTCAGCCGTGGCGTCCCTCGCGCGGAGCGCTTGGATGGGCCACAGCGTCCGGTGTGCTCGGTGCCTCGGCCACGCTCGCATTCATGGTCGCGACCGGTGCGACCAGCCTCGGCATTGCCGGAGTCCTCGCTTCCCTCTATCCCGCCGTCACGGTGATTCTGGCCGCCACCTTCATCAGGGAGCGGGTCGGCGTGGCACAACGCGTGGGTATCGCGATCTGCACACTCGCGGTTGCCGCGATGGCGCTGGGCTGA
- a CDS encoding MBL fold metallo-hydrolase: MKASIKITPIHVGDLTAEGDVMPVYVHLIEHPDARVLVDTGFTDLHPAAADLDPRPYPLHEQAFDLGSVDIVVNTHLHFDHCGGNHLFPGTPIYVQRQELDDARAEDNYTIREWVDPPGVHYVPVEGEIELLPGIRLLPAPGHTRGSQIVVVETGERPTIIAGDTAVWFGELDNPETEGQLLIRSLHPERVWITHEHTAWTGWGKGGC, translated from the coding sequence ATGAAAGCGTCCATCAAGATCACGCCCATCCACGTCGGTGACCTGACGGCCGAAGGCGATGTGATGCCCGTCTACGTGCACCTCATCGAACATCCCGACGCGAGAGTGCTCGTGGACACCGGCTTCACCGACCTCCACCCCGCAGCAGCTGATCTCGACCCCCGGCCCTATCCTCTGCACGAGCAGGCGTTCGACCTCGGCAGCGTCGACATCGTCGTCAACACCCACCTGCACTTCGACCACTGCGGCGGGAACCACCTCTTCCCGGGCACGCCGATCTACGTTCAGCGCCAGGAACTGGACGATGCCCGCGCCGAAGACAACTACACCATCCGAGAATGGGTGGACCCGCCCGGCGTGCACTACGTGCCGGTCGAGGGGGAGATCGAACTGCTTCCTGGGATTCGCCTCCTCCCGGCGCCGGGCCACACCCGCGGCTCGCAGATCGTCGTCGTCGAGACTGGGGAGCGGCCGACGATCATCGCCGGCGATACCGCGGTGTGGTTCGGCGAACTGGACAACCCCGAGACCGAAGGCCAGCTACTGATCCGCTCGCTGCACCCTGAACGCGTCTGGATCACTCACGAGCACACGGCCTGGACCGGATGGGGGAAAGGCGGCTGCTGA
- a CDS encoding ABC transporter ATP-binding protein, with protein sequence MTTHADAAVDVRDLVVRRGRTTVFDGLDVQIPRGRITGLLGPSGGGKTTLMRAIVGVQIVAGGTVTVLGEPAGVPALRHRVAYSTQGASVYDDLTVEQNLRYAARVLGVAASEVPRVIADVGLTRRRTQLAGALSGGQRSRVSLAVAMLGSPEVLVLDEPTVGLDPVLRQSLWAIFRRLADAGATLIVSSHVMDEAMRCDDVVLIHDGRVLTHTTPRGLLEMTGAADPDAAFLALIELDAGGADEHPRRERRRGSAA encoded by the coding sequence ATGACGACGCATGCGGATGCCGCAGTCGACGTGCGGGACCTGGTGGTGCGGCGCGGCCGCACCACGGTGTTCGATGGTCTCGACGTGCAGATCCCACGCGGGCGCATCACGGGGCTGCTGGGTCCCAGCGGCGGTGGCAAGACGACGCTGATGCGCGCGATCGTGGGGGTGCAGATCGTCGCAGGCGGCACGGTGACCGTGCTCGGCGAACCCGCCGGGGTCCCTGCGCTGCGCCATCGCGTCGCGTACTCGACACAGGGCGCGTCGGTGTACGACGACCTCACGGTGGAGCAGAACCTGCGCTACGCCGCGCGGGTCTTGGGCGTCGCGGCATCCGAGGTTCCTCGCGTCATCGCCGACGTCGGCCTCACCCGGCGGCGCACCCAGCTGGCAGGGGCGCTGTCGGGCGGGCAGCGCAGCCGGGTCTCGCTCGCCGTCGCGATGCTCGGCTCGCCCGAGGTGCTGGTGCTGGACGAGCCCACGGTGGGCCTGGACCCGGTGCTGCGCCAGAGCCTGTGGGCGATCTTCCGCCGATTGGCCGATGCCGGTGCGACGCTGATCGTGTCGAGCCACGTCATGGACGAGGCGATGCGGTGCGACGATGTCGTGCTCATCCACGATGGGCGGGTGCTGACGCACACCACGCCGCGCGGGCTGCTCGAGATGACAGGCGCCGCCGATCCCGACGCGGCCTTCCTGGCGCTGATCGAGCTGGACGCCGGCGGTGCGGACGAGCATCCGCGGCGTGAGCGCCGTCGCGGGAGCGCGGCATGA
- a CDS encoding DUF2207 domain-containing protein translates to MMRIVRRISVALGAIAVMAVASAGALLPAQADAVAAGPMPGAVSADVDDFTFDTLDVDYTLTRAEDGTSRLRVVETFTAIFPEIDQNRGMRRAIPSSYNGQPLHPSLVSITDENGAERPSETDSDDGVYEMTSRADDFVHGVQTYVFTYDLENVTWTFDDGGQEFYWDVNGVDWPQSFGRVTATVKVDAALADALTGQQACYVGAQGSTQQCTVSVVRGEGGDTAVTADATGVGPHETMTVAVGFEPDTFAEFDSSFFASEWGWAQGSATVALLAALGGAFWTRRRWMRDEQGRPTIIAEYTPPPGIDALESAVLLGKTTKAIPAEVLEQAIVGSIRILEGSHKMFGGSKMQVELVDRSLADGDGQMLLDGLFGATTPAGATFEFGTQDTRLSKVASKILKAASEQLDRQGLRRPVPVAARVWPAVAVVTAAALVVVFGVLALDAGVMAVGPLLLILFAAAAFVLVLFLVSHRPLTAAGAEVRDHLAGLKVFIDWAEADRIRMLQSPMGAERRPVNVDDPREMIYLYESLLPYAVVFGQEKKWADELMVFYGAAGVTPAWYYGTGAFNAATFSSSIASLSSAAMASSSTSGGSSGGGSAGGGGGGGGGGGV, encoded by the coding sequence ATGATGCGGATCGTCAGACGAATCAGTGTCGCGCTCGGAGCGATCGCGGTGATGGCGGTGGCATCCGCCGGGGCACTTCTTCCCGCTCAAGCCGACGCGGTGGCCGCCGGGCCGATGCCGGGGGCGGTTTCCGCTGACGTCGACGACTTCACGTTCGACACGCTCGACGTGGACTACACGCTCACCCGCGCCGAGGACGGCACCAGCCGGCTGCGAGTGGTCGAGACGTTCACCGCCATCTTCCCCGAGATCGATCAGAACCGGGGCATGCGCCGCGCGATCCCGTCGTCGTACAACGGGCAGCCGCTGCACCCGTCGCTCGTGTCGATCACCGACGAGAACGGGGCCGAGCGGCCGTCCGAGACCGATTCTGATGACGGCGTGTACGAGATGACCTCGCGCGCCGACGATTTCGTGCACGGCGTGCAGACCTACGTGTTCACGTACGACCTCGAGAATGTCACGTGGACCTTCGACGACGGCGGGCAGGAGTTCTACTGGGACGTCAACGGCGTCGACTGGCCGCAGTCGTTCGGACGTGTGACGGCGACAGTCAAGGTGGATGCCGCGCTGGCCGATGCCCTGACCGGCCAGCAGGCCTGTTATGTGGGTGCGCAGGGGTCGACCCAGCAGTGCACTGTCTCTGTGGTGCGGGGGGAGGGCGGCGACACGGCGGTGACGGCGGATGCCACCGGCGTCGGCCCCCACGAGACGATGACCGTCGCGGTGGGGTTCGAGCCCGACACCTTCGCGGAATTCGATTCGTCGTTCTTCGCGTCGGAGTGGGGCTGGGCGCAGGGCAGTGCCACGGTCGCTCTGCTCGCCGCGCTGGGCGGGGCCTTCTGGACGCGACGGCGCTGGATGCGCGATGAGCAGGGTCGGCCCACGATCATCGCCGAGTACACCCCACCTCCGGGGATCGATGCGCTGGAGAGCGCGGTGCTGCTGGGCAAGACGACGAAGGCGATCCCCGCCGAGGTGCTCGAGCAGGCGATCGTCGGGTCGATCCGCATTCTTGAGGGGTCGCACAAGATGTTCGGCGGCTCGAAGATGCAGGTGGAGCTGGTCGATCGGTCCTTGGCGGACGGGGACGGGCAGATGCTGCTGGACGGCCTGTTCGGCGCGACCACGCCCGCGGGCGCCACCTTCGAGTTCGGCACGCAGGACACCCGCCTGTCGAAGGTGGCATCCAAGATCCTGAAGGCGGCGAGCGAGCAACTGGATCGCCAGGGCCTGCGGCGGCCGGTGCCCGTCGCAGCGCGCGTGTGGCCCGCGGTGGCGGTCGTGACCGCTGCGGCGCTCGTGGTCGTCTTCGGCGTGCTGGCACTGGATGCCGGGGTCATGGCCGTCGGGCCGCTCCTGCTGATCCTCTTCGCCGCTGCGGCCTTCGTGCTGGTGCTGTTTCTGGTATCGCACCGGCCGCTGACTGCGGCTGGCGCTGAGGTGCGGGATCACCTTGCCGGGCTGAAGGTCTTCATCGACTGGGCGGAGGCGGATCGCATCCGCATGCTGCAGTCGCCGATGGGTGCCGAGCGGCGGCCGGTGAATGTCGATGATCCGCGCGAGATGATCTACCTCTACGAGTCGTTGCTGCCCTATGCCGTCGTGTTCGGCCAGGAGAAGAAGTGGGCCGATGAGCTCATGGTGTTCTACGGTGCCGCCGGAGTGACCCCCGCCTGGTACTACGGCACCGGGGCGTTCAACGCCGCGACGTTCTCGTCGAGCATCGCCTCGCTGTCGTCCGCGGCGATGGCGTCGTCGTCGACCTCGGGCGGTTCGTCCGGTGGCGGCTCCGCCGGGGGCGGTGGTGGTGGTGGCGGCGGTGGTGGCGTCTGA
- a CDS encoding acyl-CoA dehydrogenase — MADASPYTPPVEDYAFLFTDAFGLDLVARATAGELTAEDATDIIAGAGDFAASVIAPLEVIGDTVGARLVDGQVHLPDGFAAAYRAFVDAGWVTAEAPVSAGGDGLPGAVRAGLGEIWNASNAAFALCWLLTSGQIHALDAAASDRIRETYLAKLVSGEWTGTMNLTEPDAGTDLGAIRSMATPRDDGSWALRGQKIFITWGDHDIAENIVHLVLARTPGAPDGAKGLSLFVVPKILVNDDGSLGERNAVTTVAIEHKLGIHGSPTCVLAYEDATGYLVGEVGGGLAGMFVMMNSARAGMGFQATGIADRAYQQASTYAAGRLQGGVLERPTGTPIAEHPDVRRLLLSMSSKIFAMRALGVYVGDLLDRAESDSSVTKLAEFFVPILKGWTTEDAIAVTSDAIQVYGGMGFIEETGAAQHYRDVRITTIYEGTTAIQSNDLVGRKVLRNSGATVAELFGQVDATVAQLRGFDHPVAVRTAERLGRAVEASRRATADLLGFAASPRDAYAVSVPYLMLLGTLAGGWMHALAVLAVLGRGTAPDVDAARLTSADFYGAHHLPRVHALAETVAGGEIG; from the coding sequence ATGGCCGACGCATCCCCCTACACCCCGCCCGTCGAGGACTACGCGTTCCTGTTCACCGACGCGTTCGGGCTCGATCTGGTCGCGCGGGCCACCGCCGGCGAGCTCACGGCGGAGGACGCGACGGACATCATCGCGGGAGCAGGCGACTTCGCGGCATCCGTCATCGCCCCTCTCGAAGTGATCGGCGACACCGTCGGAGCACGACTCGTGGACGGCCAGGTGCACCTGCCCGACGGCTTCGCCGCGGCGTATCGCGCGTTCGTGGACGCCGGCTGGGTCACCGCCGAGGCGCCGGTCTCCGCGGGCGGCGACGGTCTGCCGGGTGCGGTGCGTGCGGGGCTCGGGGAGATCTGGAACGCCTCGAACGCGGCGTTCGCGCTGTGCTGGCTGCTGACGTCGGGGCAGATTCACGCGCTGGATGCCGCGGCATCGGACCGGATCCGCGAGACGTACCTCGCCAAGCTCGTCTCGGGCGAGTGGACCGGCACGATGAACCTCACCGAGCCCGACGCCGGCACCGATCTCGGTGCGATCCGCTCGATGGCCACGCCCCGCGACGACGGCAGCTGGGCGCTGCGCGGTCAGAAGATCTTCATCACGTGGGGCGACCACGACATCGCCGAGAACATCGTGCACCTGGTGCTCGCCCGCACACCCGGGGCGCCCGACGGCGCGAAGGGGCTCTCGCTGTTCGTCGTGCCGAAGATCCTCGTGAACGACGACGGGTCGCTCGGTGAGCGCAATGCCGTCACCACCGTGGCCATCGAGCACAAACTGGGAATCCACGGCAGCCCCACCTGCGTGCTCGCCTACGAGGATGCCACCGGGTACCTCGTGGGCGAGGTCGGCGGGGGCCTGGCCGGGATGTTCGTGATGATGAACTCCGCCCGGGCGGGCATGGGTTTCCAGGCCACCGGCATCGCCGATCGGGCGTACCAGCAGGCATCCACCTATGCCGCCGGCCGCCTGCAGGGCGGTGTGCTCGAACGCCCCACCGGCACCCCGATCGCCGAGCACCCGGATGTGCGCCGCCTGCTGCTGTCGATGTCGAGCAAGATCTTCGCGATGCGGGCGCTCGGTGTCTACGTCGGCGACCTGCTCGACCGGGCCGAGTCCGACAGTTCCGTGACGAAGCTCGCCGAGTTCTTCGTGCCCATCCTGAAGGGCTGGACGACGGAGGATGCCATCGCGGTCACGAGCGACGCCATCCAGGTGTACGGCGGCATGGGCTTCATCGAGGAGACCGGCGCCGCGCAGCACTATCGCGATGTGCGCATCACCACGATCTACGAGGGCACGACGGCCATCCAGTCGAACGACCTCGTCGGGCGCAAGGTGCTGCGCAACAGCGGCGCCACCGTGGCGGAACTGTTCGGCCAGGTGGACGCGACCGTTGCGCAGTTGCGCGGGTTCGATCACCCCGTCGCCGTGCGCACGGCCGAGAGGCTGGGGCGCGCCGTCGAGGCATCGAGGCGCGCGACCGCCGACCTGCTCGGCTTCGCGGCCTCGCCGCGCGATGCGTATGCCGTCAGCGTGCCCTACCTGATGCTCTTGGGGACCCTGGCAGGCGGGTGGATGCACGCCCTCGCCGTGCTCGCCGTGCTCGGCCGTGGGACTGCACCGGACGTGGATGCCGCACGACTGACGTCGGCGGACTTCTACGGTGCCCACCACCTCCCCCGCGTGCACGCGCTGGCCGAGACCGTCGCCGGCGGTGAGATCGGCTGA
- a CDS encoding PLP-dependent aminotransferase family protein has protein sequence MTVDWARGGPDLLVVLESGAAPLGVQIQDQLRAAIRDRRLAAGERLPSTRRLAELLGISRGTIVDAYEQLVAEGYLEAAVGSGTRVAAIPDGGPTRHSRHSRPASASHAPRSAEVDFEYGIPDLRSVPLTDWSWAVSEATRTLPTAGLGDEVPAGSRHLREVVTAYHRRVRSGCAVTEDAVIVSGFRQGLVFALATLARHGIQRIALEDPGPREHDVIARRAGLDAVPVPVDDHGIDVDRLRRTGARAVLVTPAHQCPTGVALGPSRRRELSAWADEVDGVILEDDYDAEFRYDRQPVGSLQGLNPHRVIALGSVSKTFAPAIRLGWVLTPRRFVSGIVEEKRLSSRGAPGLDQEALALLMETGRFDRHLRRMRETYRARRDVLATEAELAFGPGQLHGLAAGCHALLRLPDGTSERAVVSTAATMGVRVSGLASYRFVPVNSEAESDLLPTDFPPSLVLGFGNVDEHQISRGIRTLAEAVHHHRTVLSGLARPPRTPAPRAR, from the coding sequence GTGACCGTGGATTGGGCGCGCGGAGGCCCCGACCTTCTGGTGGTGCTGGAGAGCGGCGCCGCTCCGCTCGGCGTGCAGATTCAGGACCAGCTGCGTGCGGCGATCCGGGATCGACGGCTCGCCGCCGGTGAACGCCTACCATCGACGCGTCGTCTGGCGGAACTGCTCGGCATCTCCCGTGGCACGATCGTCGACGCCTACGAGCAGTTGGTGGCCGAGGGGTACCTCGAGGCGGCGGTCGGCTCGGGGACGCGGGTAGCCGCGATACCCGACGGCGGACCCACCCGCCACTCGCGGCACAGCCGCCCGGCGTCAGCCTCGCACGCACCCCGGTCCGCCGAGGTCGACTTCGAGTACGGCATCCCTGATCTCAGGTCGGTACCGTTGACCGACTGGAGCTGGGCGGTGTCGGAGGCGACGCGGACGCTTCCGACAGCGGGGCTGGGTGACGAGGTTCCGGCCGGTTCGAGGCACTTGAGAGAGGTCGTCACCGCCTACCATCGTCGCGTCCGGTCGGGCTGCGCGGTCACCGAGGACGCGGTTATCGTCTCCGGGTTCCGTCAGGGGCTGGTGTTCGCCCTTGCGACGCTGGCGCGGCACGGGATCCAGCGCATCGCGCTCGAAGATCCAGGCCCACGCGAGCATGACGTCATCGCGCGCCGCGCGGGCCTGGACGCTGTCCCGGTTCCGGTCGACGACCACGGCATCGACGTGGACCGCCTGCGGCGAACGGGAGCGCGGGCTGTCTTGGTTACCCCGGCCCACCAGTGCCCGACCGGTGTCGCACTCGGACCGTCACGGCGGCGTGAGCTGAGTGCCTGGGCAGACGAGGTCGACGGGGTGATCCTCGAGGACGACTATGACGCCGAGTTCCGCTACGACCGTCAACCGGTCGGCTCCCTCCAGGGCCTCAACCCGCACCGTGTGATCGCTCTCGGATCGGTCAGCAAGACCTTCGCGCCCGCCATCCGCCTGGGGTGGGTGCTCACACCGCGGCGGTTCGTGTCGGGGATCGTCGAGGAGAAGCGGCTCAGCAGCCGCGGAGCGCCCGGACTGGACCAGGAGGCGCTGGCGCTGCTCATGGAGACAGGCCGATTCGACCGGCACCTGCGTCGCATGCGGGAGACCTACCGCGCCCGCCGGGACGTGCTGGCAACCGAGGCAGAACTCGCGTTCGGGCCAGGTCAGTTGCATGGGCTGGCGGCGGGCTGCCACGCCCTGCTGCGCCTCCCCGACGGCACATCTGAACGCGCCGTCGTGTCGACCGCGGCGACCATGGGCGTTCGTGTCAGCGGCCTCGCAAGCTACCGATTCGTGCCTGTGAACTCGGAAGCTGAATCGGACCTGCTCCCTACCGACTTCCCGCCATCCCTCGTGCTCGGATTCGGCAACGTCGACGAGCACCAGATCAGCCGTGGCATCCGCACGCTCGCCGAGGCCGTCCACCATCACAGGACCGTTCTGTCAGGGCTCGCGCGACCTCCACGTACGCCTGCTCCTCGCGCTCGGTGA